A portion of the Streptococcus urinalis 2285-97 genome contains these proteins:
- a CDS encoding modification methylase Sau96I produces the protein MKKNNLYEQLINSEPMGFIDPLTDLGEFDIYQMKFKEPVRHLKNKYSDQPYSLHWQNKIEEMRSLFIEYQKSLREEVEEEIIISSRARRAENKEYLNEIVHTYLKLGFKFPEIEKRVSLSVKRLRNQWNRRDHISSHKIVVLFKDDLKNGYYDSKDYLPKNSGLKL, from the coding sequence ATGAAGAAAAATAATTTATATGAACAATTGATTAATAGTGAACCAATGGGATTTATTGATCCTCTAACAGATCTTGGAGAGTTTGATATCTATCAGATGAAATTTAAAGAGCCTGTTAGGCACTTGAAAAACAAATATTCTGACCAACCCTATTCACTGCATTGGCAGAATAAAATTGAGGAAATGCGTAGCTTATTTATTGAGTATCAAAAAAGTTTGAGGGAAGAAGTAGAAGAGGAGATCATTATTAGCTCCAGAGCAAGAAGAGCAGAAAATAAAGAGTATCTCAATGAAATCGTACATACCTATTTGAAGCTTGGCTTTAAATTTCCTGAAATTGAAAAACGTGTATCACTATCTGTGAAGCGTTTAAGAAATCAGTGGAACAGAAGGGATCATATTTCAAGCCATAAGATAGTTGTATTATTCAAAGATGACTTAAAGAATGGTTACTATGATTCTAAGGATTATTTACCAAAAAATTCGGGATTGAAGCTATAA